TAAGCATGGATTCAGCATTCCATCAGTCATGTCCCCTAGAACCTTACAATAGAAGACAGAACCCTAATAAAGTGTGGTTTACTCCATCCTtctgaacactgaagaaatcacactCACTCCATCTAGACATTATTTTTAACCAGGCTTACTCTTCGTATAGCTAATGAATAGTACTTCCTccaaacgctaacactaacttaaTCATTGGATTGTAGCTTGCAGATGACCAAGGTCTGTAACCTATGCTTCTGTGAAGTAGTGGAATGAGGAGGAGGAACCTGAGTtgcagagaggttaagaagcATTTGCTGGTCACCTGGCTAGCAAATGACAGGGCAAGGGAGAGCACAGTCAGGTAGAAAGCAAGCCTGGGCTTCAGGGTCAGGCAGACTTAGGACTGAATCTCAGCTCACCTAATTCTAGCAACACTAACCTGGGCAAGGCACGTAACCTctcccagcctttttttttttttttttaaactacaaatatgTATAATACCCACTTCACAGATATATGAGAATAAACAGGACAAAATGTGAAAACCACACAACAAAATTTCTGGCACATAAAagatgtttattgtttatttgctTCCCTCTGTTTACACATCTGCAGAAAGGGGGTAATAAAACCTACCTCAGTGTGGGACTTAATGAAATAATACCTGGAAAGGGCTCAGCACtgttagttttctctctttgtcctcTTCCCGGCACCCCCAAGCCCCCTCACCCCCAGAGCAAAGCTGTCTCCAGGGAAAGGGATAGTCAGCATATTAGAAGACTTTAGAGATAGGAAGTTTATCTTTATATGTCAACAAGCATTTGACTTACCTACTGAATTTATAATtgtttctcaggaaaaaaaagaccagaattaaatatttttaaaagaattctagaGTCACTAGACAATTTCAGTATAGCTGGAAGCCCTCAAGGTGATAAAAGTATCAGAATGTACCAACGTCAATCCCTCCCATTCAACCATCtaagagtttccttttttttttttttaaggccacaGTGTCACTTTAACTGAAAGTTAGATGGAGTGAGAACaagggggtggaggtgaggggtgcagagaaaaggaaaatgaaaacacaacgcaCAAGACACCTGAGAGGAAAAGTAAGTTTTCATACAAATCTTGAGTTCTCTTCCAAAAAAAGATCATTGCCACTGACACGTTACTATCTGCTAGATGCTATGAAGCTCCCACACGACCGCTCTTTTGACAAAACAAGATGTTTCCAATATGGAATGTCCTTTCTAGCACCGCCATCCACACGCTTAGTCAACAGCACAGGCTGGCCTGGCCGCGCGCTCTGTCAAACGTGTTCCCAGGTGTCATCTTAGGGCCACCTTCCTCCAAAGCATGGTGTCAATTACATTTCTCATCAATTCCCAAATGAAGGAATGCAGGAAAAACCTTCCGCTCATCTTAAGGGCTGTTATTTAGTTGGCTAGTTTTGGAAAGTTCTTCTTTGGTTAAGATTGGATTTGTTTCAGTATTTACGTCCCTAATTTACCCACCCCGCTGACTGTGGCAAATCCTCGTTGTTTTCGCCCTTTGAGGAGTTCAGAGTCTGGTACAGTTTGTCTTTGAGAAGTACAGGAAGAGTTTCATAAGCATCTTTCAGTTGCAGGCACATAACCaatgggggggtggagggggtggaaACAACTAGaatgtcaaaatctttttttccccctaaagcactcatttctttttcctaagaTTTAgttctggagaaaagaaaaaaaaaacagattgcaAATGCAAACCACCTACGGAGGGAACCTTAGAGCAGACTCCAAAAGCGCGCGGCGCAGCGGGAGGGGTCCGTGCCGGCCCAGCGCTCGCTAACAGGCCCCCTCCTCGGGCTCGCTGCTGGGCGAAGGCGCCGACGAGGCCTTGGACTCGCCGTCGCTATTGCATTCGGCCCTGAGCGAGGGGCCGGCGCCGGCCGCGCCCTCCTGACCCCGCGCGTGGCGCTCCAGCAGCTCCTGGAGGTGCTTGATGTAACGGATGGCGGCGCGGAGCGTCTCCACTTTGCTGAGGCGCTTGTCCGCCAGCTCGCGGGGCAGGTGAGCTCGGAGGCGCGCGTAGCCCTCGTTCACGCAGCGCACCCGCTGCCGCTCGCGTTCGTTGCGCTTGCGGAGGAAGGCGGGCTCGAAGGCGCCGTCCAGCGGCAGGGGCGAGTACGGCCGCCGCGGGGCGCAGCCGCCCTGCTCCCGCTCCCAGCACGCGGCGTCCAGACGCAAGGAGACCCTGAAGGGGTCCCGCAGGGGAAGGCGGGGCAGGGGCCCAGGCACGCCCATGGGCCCCGGGAGCAGGTGGTACGGCAGGGTCAGCAGTCCGGCCTGTTTACGTTTGTCCATCATCCGCAGAAAAGCGAACCAATCACCCCAGAGGTGAATCTCTCAGcagaagactgaaaataaatcTTCAAAGCGGAGATGCTGGTCTATTCAGACTGCCTAGCACCGCCGCTGGTCTGCTTCTGGAGAAGTTCCTGGATCCGGAAGCTAGGTTCCAGAACAGGCTTCACGGAAACGTTGCATGATTCCCTAAGTTCATTGTACTCCTCGATCTTTTTATAGTGATCCAGGCGGAGGTGATAGGCAAAGATTTTAGgcgacccccccccccaaatcgaCACTTCAAACCCTGTCTTCCCTTCTGATCTTATTTCAAAAGATTACAAAAGGGGTTCCTCTACACGGTCCCCTAGCCTGGAAATGTGAGCGCACACCAAACATATAGTAATCTTCCAAAGCCACCAAAGCTTTTCAATTACTGTAATCCACCGCTCTGTGTCTTCATGAACATAGGAATCGTCAAGGTTTCAGAAGAGCTCCTCCCAGGAACCAACAGATCTCCTGGCGGCTGAGCGAAAGTTTACCAGAGGCTTTCTCCTTGAAAATCAAGACTTGACTGCCCTTTGTGGTTTCCGGCGTCCAGGGCTAATGGAAAGAGCTTTTAGGCTGTTTGCAAACTTACACTTGCTCTTTCATTTCTGGAGAGGTGGAGAGAAGACCTCATCAAAGGGAAGAGTGCTCCCTTGTGGTTATAAAATGTGTCAAGTTAAGGAGGACCCCAGGGAAGTCTTGAGGGTTTTCTTCTTCAaaaccaaaactttaaaaaacccaAGTAGACATTTTttgaagagaacagaaaagaaatatactttaGCAACAAATATAAGGGTCTGCATATTATTATGTTGAACACGGGGGCCGTGATGTATTTGTGCTACTTTTTAAGAGCACATCAAAAGACGGAGCAGTAACAAACACTTTTAGCCAGAGTTATTTCTCACAGTGCTTACTGTAAACACAGCTTAAGCACTGCTTCCCGACCTCTTCTGATCCCACCCAGGATATAAGGACATCAGCTTTCCATAGTGTAGAGTATATttctattgtattctttttgtcttaaaaaaaaaaaagatgtaatttattttctcccttggGGGTAAGAAAGCAACATTTGAAAGGTGGAGAGCCCCAGTTCCGAGGAGAAAGGATGATGGCTTTGAAGATTTGTCTTTTTAACACACAaccaaaaaatgaataattaatcCACCGTGTTGGTGAagggctttgaagatgaaagtgTCATTAAAAATCCAACTGCACTGGTTAATGTCAAAGAATGTGTTATCACACTGAAAATCAGATTTCCTGTTCTGCAAACCAGCACATTAAAGGCAGCTTCTACTTTAAAAGTCTGACTTAAAAACAAGAGAAGCAAAAACCCCCTACGTTTTCAATCAGACTTTCTGCCTATTCCTCGGGAGCCAAGGTGTCGCCCTAACATGTTTTTTTGACAAGTCCTAGGCTTCCCTGTTTACTCTGATGATCTGCCTGAAGCAATTGGAAAAACACTTCCATCAAggcaaataaaatagaaacaattatTCCTTTCATGCATAAGTtagtcacattttaaaaggtGTAGCTCCCTCTGAGGCTTGTACCAGTAAACAAACATATGTCATCTTGATTTCTCAGTAGAGTTGAGACCTATCAGGAGGAAGCCCTATTGGGCGAAAAGCCCACCGGAGAGGCAGACAATTAGACCACAAGGAGCTTTTGGGCCATGTCAAAGATGTTGGCCATTACTCTAAGAGTGATGGGAAATAAATGAGGTGTTTTGAGCAGACAGGTGACGTGGtaagatttgtttttctaaaagatcACTGCAGAATGCAGAGTAGATTGGAGgggaacaaaaaagagaataCTTAAGATACCATTTTTCATcctcagattggcaaaaatttaaaagattgctAACAAGGATTGGGGGAAAGAGCAGAAGCATAAATGGCTGCAAGCTTttgggaaaataatattaatagtgCACATCACATATCCTTTGACTCAGAGTTCTCTACAATTTTATCCTGCAAAAATAAATGCACCAGTATGGATTTATATGTACaataatattcattgcagcattgtttgtagtgattaaaacaagagaataaatggaaataacttgaatgtccatcaatagggaaAGGGCTAATCCTTTTAGCATACtgtcttattaaaaataatgagttaGATCTATATGTAAGAACTTGCAGAGATGTCCATAACacgttaagtgaaaaaaagcaaatggtAGGGCAACGTATGCAGCATGAACTTAAAACAAACTATTCTGCACGATGTCTTTACATGAGCACagagaaaaaagtagaaagacaCACTCTAAACTTTTGTCATTAGTTGCCTAAAAAAGGTggcattgggggcttccctggtggtgcagtggttgagagtccgcctgccgatgcaggggacacgggttcgtgccgcggtccgggaggatcccacatgccgcggagcggctggacccgtgagccatggccgctgagcttgcgcgtctggagcctgtgctccgcaacgggagaggccgcaacagtgagaggcccacgtaccgcaaaaaaaaaaaaaaaaaggtggcattggggatgggggagtggTTCACTTTTCTTTATGGATATTTCTACTATTTAAAGtattacaaagaacaaatattactTTTGATTTTCTCTGATCTAGTGAACTTTAAAATACTAaggtaaaatatacagaaaactcAAATGGTACCCTGGTCTGACCTAAACAAACAGATTTATCATTATAATTGAAAGTTCTTGAGCCAAGTTTTCTGGCTTCTTATAAATTCTGTCTCTGAGGAATAAATATctacaggattttttttccccactactAATACCACAATCAACAATGGCTGGACCCTGATCCTATAGTGGTCTTTTTAGAGGGTCCAAGTAGTGTTATGATTACTACATgatctatgtggtcacaaagaaTGCTGACACTCTTTCTTACACTTTTTAAAGGTGCATGTGCATTGGAAATAAGTGGTTTTCCCAGTGAGATCCCAGTGAGAGAAGCATCATTTTACTCGCACAATGTGCGTGAGTGTGTATGTTGGGGGGGGtatggggggaggggctgccttCTTTCTTATATAAGAGATCAAAAGAGGAGATTCtgactccccatcactccccagtCAGTTTTCATGCAGACAAATGTTCTCGCCAACTTTAAAGATGTCTTTCTTAAGACTGGCTAGATCAAGTTACAGATAGGCAAAACCGCCAAGAGCGTTTGGGACTAGGTTTATGTAGTCCTACTTAGATCTGCTTGTAAAAGGGGAGATGGGATTCACCCAGGCTCAGGAGATTTAAAGGTATCTCTAAGGCCAAGGAAAACTTCCACCCCTAAAACTCAGACAGGTCTCTCATCACTTGCTTGAAATATGTGAGATAAAGAGACTTAGATTGGCCCTTCTTGTGAAGTATTTGATATCACATTGTAGATTTTGGTATCCTAAACCCATGGCACAGAGGGCTGCATACCCCCTGGACCCATACCTGCAATTTGCATCAGCTGCCACTGATGGGGGAACAGGGAAACATATGTATTACCTCATGATCCAAGTAAGATTTATCACAGGTGTAGTTACATAAATCTCAAATTGATGCTCTAACACAATTCTATCCAATTAGTTCTTTTCTATATAGCCCAAGTATAAACTGTTTGTATTACCATGTGCAGCATTCACCAGGAGTCTTCTCAGGCACAACTAAACTTCAAGATTCATTAAGACTACCATGGGCCACATTTAGCATCAGATTCATTTGGAAGGATTTAGGTCAGGAACAATAGCTCTGAGCAGGGCAGAATTAGGTGTTATACCTCCCTGGGAGTCCTTGCAGTAATCTATGCAGAAATCTACATAGCTGCTCCCCCTTAACCCACCTGCGGCCAAGTGACAGCTCAGGTGCAAGGCAAGACCACTCACATCAGACCAGTGTGGCAGCTGCCCTGACTTAGATGTCTGGTACCCCTCGGGAGCCAGTATGTCTTGTAAATACCCCATAGGCATAGCTTCCAGGGACCTCACCACGGGCCCAATTAGTCTTCACACTCAGAAAAGCCCAAAGCTATGCTCCCCCACCAGCTATCGTTGTGGCAACCCAGATGCAATCTAACAATCGGGTAATTGCTTTAATATTAAGTCAGGCTGCCTAACAACATAGCTGACATTTGATCTTTATTAGGTTTCAGAGAAACAGATAACAGCAAGTTAACTGAAGGTCAAATTGTTGTGCAAGAAGAGGAAAAGTTTTATTAATCCTTTACCCACACCTACCACattctattttaaagataatataatTTGCAGCAAGATTTAAAGAACCACAAATATTTAGGTAcaatttattactgtttttttctgAACTTCTCAAACACTATTTGCATTTTAACCTTGCCTATGCAGTCTTTTATTGAATAGAAATCTAAAACTTTGATGTAGTCAGATCCATTAATCCTTccctgtggttttt
This genomic stretch from Phocoena phocoena chromosome 11, mPhoPho1.1, whole genome shotgun sequence harbors:
- the ASCL4 gene encoding achaete-scute homolog 4, with protein sequence MDKRKQAGLLTLPYHLLPGPMGVPGPLPRLPLRDPFRVSLRLDAACWEREQGGCAPRRPYSPLPLDGAFEPAFLRKRNERERQRVRCVNEGYARLRAHLPRELADKRLSKVETLRAAIRYIKHLQELLERHARGQEGAAGAGPSLRAECNSDGESKASSAPSPSSEPEEGAC